A single window of Nicotiana tomentosiformis chromosome 1, ASM39032v3, whole genome shotgun sequence DNA harbors:
- the LOC117273343 gene encoding secreted RxLR effector protein 161-like, which yields MVVLLYVDVMIITGNNKDEVVRLQDELCIRFDIKKLGELYHFLGLEVTNMNKQIFVTQKGYAKKLVVRSDIAFSVGYVSRFMQKPRKPHLEAAKRVLKYINSTSDMVLFFKKKNNLVLVGYTDANFGGDLDNRISTSGYIFFYGGTSVSCCSKNQDSISLSTTEAEYKAVVLTAQECVWVQRLAEDLHLPISKLIVIFGDNQSAIKLANNLVFHARTKHIEV from the exons ATGGTTGTTCTTTTGTACGTGGATGTTATGATAATAACAGGAAATAATAAAGATGAAGTTGTTAGGCTTCAAGATGAGCTTTGCATAAGATTTGACATCAAGAAGTTGGGAGAGCTATACCATTTTCTTGGCTTAGAGGTGACAAACATGAACAAACAGATCTTTGTCACTCAAAAAGGATATGCCAAGAAACTTGTTGTCAG GTCGGACATTGCCTTCTCGGTGGGATATGTCAGCAGATTTATGCAAAAGCCAAGAAAGCCTCACTTAGAAGCTGCAAAGAGGGTTCTAAAGTATATCAACTCAACATCAGACATGGTCTTGTTCTTCAAGAAAAAGAATAATTTGGTATTAGTTGGTTATACGGATGCTAATTTTGGTGGTGATTTGGATAACCGAATATCTACATCGGGCTATATTTTTTTCTATGGTGGAACAAGTGTTTCTTGTTGTAGCAAGAATCAAGACTCAATTTCCTTGTCAACCACGGAGGCGGAGTATAAAGCAGTCGTTCTTACTGCTCAAGAATGTGTATGGGTACAAAGACTTGCTGAAGACTTGCATCTACCTATATCAAAGCTAATTGTTATCTTTGGAGATAATCAAAGTGCCATCAAGCTTGCAAATAATCTAGTATTCCATGcaagaactaaacacattgaggtGTAA